A stretch of the Perca flavescens isolate YP-PL-M2 chromosome 3, PFLA_1.0, whole genome shotgun sequence genome encodes the following:
- the LOC114553013 gene encoding olfactory receptor 10A6-like: MDKACAQGTDPYLSLLEYRNTPVDGLKSPTQLLRSRRLRSILPVTEKQLLPELACRSTVHCRRELCQRRKKQYYDRTAKTLPALPVGATVRYQLPAETWKPATVTETIGTQRSYNICTDEGHTVRGNRRHLLQTPEGGFIFHFGSYFDIGLFKYLLFTIIIGLYAVIICANVLLIVVICMNRSLHEPMYLFLCSLFVNELFGSTVLFPFLLVQILSDIHIISAPFCFLQIYCVFAYATIQFINLSIMSYDRYLAICYPLQYNTRMTSNKVAMLIALTWLFPFMEVAVTISLSSSLQLCGNIINKVYCDNYSVVKLACFDTTVNNIQGLFITCLVVFCPLIVILYTYMRILKVCYSGSKQTRQKALSTCTPHLASLINFFFGSFFEVVQSRFNMSSVPMMLRIILSLYFLTCQPIFNPLMFGLQMSKIRSLCKSLIFGKM; the protein is encoded by the exons ATGGACAAAGCATGTGCACAGGGGACAGATCCTTACCTCAGTTTATTAGAATACAGAAACACCCCGGTTGATGGACTGAAGTCACCAACACAGTTGCTGAGGAGCAGGCGCCTGCGCTCAATTCTCCCAGTCACTGAAAAGCAACTGCTGCCAGAGCTTGCCTGTCGCAGCACAGTCCACTGCAGGAGAGAACTGTGCCAAAGGCGGAAAAAGCAGTACTACGACCGAACAGCCAAAACACTGCCTGCACTACCAGTGGGTGCCACAGTCCGCTACCAGCTCCCAGCAGAGACGTGGAAACCTgcaacagtcacagaaacaatAGGTACCCAGAGGTCATACAACATCTGCACTGATGAAGGTCACACAGTCAGGGGAAACAGGCGTCACCTTTTGCAGACTCCAGAAGGTG GTTTCATATTTCACTTTGGGTCATACTTTGATATTGGGCTCTTTAAATACTTATTGTTCACAATTATTATCGGTTTGTATGCTGTAATTATTTGTGCCAATGTTTTGCTTATTGTGGTTATCTGTATGAACAGAAGCTTACATGAACCTATGTACCTTTTTCTGTGCAGCCTGTTTGTAAATGAACTGTTTGGTAGTACAGTATTATTTCCATTCCTTCTGGTTCAGATCCTCTCTGACATTCACATTATTTCTGCTCCcttctgtttcctgcagatttattgtgtgtttgcatatgcaactatacaatttattaatttatccATCATGTCTTATGACAGATATCTTGCTATCTGTTATCCTCTGCAATATAACACACGTATGACATCTAACAAGGTTGCAATGCTTATTGCGCTAACATGGTTATTCCCATTTATGGAAGTTGCTGTCACAATATCTTTGAGTTCCTCTTTACAGCTGTGTGGGAACATCATTAACAAAGTTTACTGTGACAATTACTCTGTTGTCAAACTGGCCTGCTTTGACACCACAGTGAACAACATTCAAGGACTCTTTATCACTTGTCTTGTAGTCTTTTGTCCTCTCATCGTAATTCTTTACACTTATATGAGGATTCTTAAAGTGTGTTATTCTGGTTCTAAACAGACCAGACAGAAAGCTCTCAGTACCTGCACACCTCACCTCGCTTCCCTGATTAACTTTTTCTTTGGTTCTTTCTTTGAAGTAGTGCAGAGCAGGTTTAATATGAGCAGTGTACCCATGATGTTGCgtattattttgtcattatacTTTCTGACCTGCCAACCAATCTTTAACCCTTTAATGTTTGGTTTGCAAATGTCTAAAATACGTAGTCTATGTAAAAGTCTTATCTTTggtaaaatgtaa